The Polyangium mundeleinium genome contains the following window.
TGTCGATCGCGTGAGGCTCACCGACTTGCAGAAGAACCGTGACCGGCTGCCGCACGCGATGCTCGGTTACATCTTGTGGTTGAAGTCGCAGATGAACGGCCTCCGCTCTTTGATGGAGAAGCGCTTCATCGAGCTGCGCGCCGAGCTGCACCAGGAAGGCCAGCACCTCCGCGCTCCGGCGGCGATGGCTCACCTGCTGCTGGGCATGGAGTACTTCTGCCTGTTCGCAAAGGACGTCGGTGTCCTCGATGAGAAGGGGTCCAGTGCGCTCTTGCAGAAGGCCCGCACCGCGCTGCGCGCCAACGCGGCGGAGCAGAGCCGCGCGGCCGTCGACGTGAACCCCGTCCACCGCTTCATCAACGTGCTCCGCACGCTCCTCGTGCAGGGCAAGGTCAAGACGGTCGACGTGGCGTTTGCGCTCGACACGGCCGAGGGGAAAGGCATCGGCTGGGAGGACAAGGACCACTATTACCTGGTCCCCGATGCCGTCTACACGGCTGTGGTCGAGGCCATGCGTGCGGCAGGGCAGTCGATGCCCCTCGCGCAGCGCATGCTCTGGTCACGGCTCGTGGACGACGGGTTCGTTCTTCCGGGCGATGAGGAAGGCCGGTCGACTCGCAAGAAGTTCGTGGGTGGTCCGAACGGCCAGCGCGAGCGCGTATTGTGGTTCGTTCGGGAGAAGCTCGAGCTGCGGGACGCGATCTCCGAGCGAATCGACGAGTGCGCCGAGGAGAAGAACGACGAAGGAGATGACGACCCCGACGATGGCCCCGGCGGCGGAGGGGCCGGCGGCGACGGCGGCAGCAATCAGGGCGGCGGTAGCTCCGGCCCGCAGTTCGGCCTGCCCTTCCCGGTCATCCGCTCACCCGAGCCGGCGGGGGTGGTCTCGTCCGGCCCCGGGGCCGCGCCCCGAGGCCCCGTTCCCCAGAACGGAACGGGGCGCGGAACGGGGCCCAGCTCGGGCTCCGGCGAGACGCATGAGACGCGGCAGATCCCGATGGTCACGGGGACAGATGGTGAGCTGGACATGGTTGATATTCCATCCGGCCCCGAAGCCCCGTTCGCTCAGGGGGAGAGGATCTACTCCTACGTGCCGCAGAACGACGTGGGGGCTGGTCGCGCGGATGCAGAGTCTGCCTATGGGCCCTCTCTCTCCCCCCGGGCTCGCGGGGCTTCGGGGCCCGACCAGCCCAACATCGCTGAATCGCTACGGTTTTCGCGCCCCGAAGCGCGCCCCGAAGCACGCCCCCACCGGGGCGCGGCATCGTACGATGCGGGGCCGGGTGATCGGGACCACTTCGCGGGCGCGATTCTCCGTGCTGGCCGCGTGGGCCTGGTCGTCCACTCGACGGGTCCCGATATCACCGAGGGCCCTGTCCTCGTCGCCGTCGCCCTGCCCGGTGGCCATGCGCGGGTGTTCCACACGTTCGGCGGTGAGGAGCTCGGCCCTGTCGCCGATGCCCTCTGCCAGGTGACGATCGTCGGCCACGACCTCAAGGGCGCGCTCGCGCAGTTTCAGTACCACCTCGGCTTCATGCCAGGCACGGTGGTGGATACGGCCATCGCGTGGCGGCTGCTCGACGGCGGCAGGCACCTCAAGAACCACAAGTACTTCTCCCTCGAGCGCGCGCTCGGCAAGAAGATTGTCCAAACGAACATCGATTGGTCGACCGCGCCGAGCCCCGAGCTGTGGGGTGAGCTCGCGGAAGAGGCGCGGGATGTCCTGCGCCTCGCGGACATCTTCCAGAAGGATCTCCAAGAAGAGCGTCTCGAAGAAGTAGCCGCGCTCGAATTCAAGCTGCTCCCCATCGTCGCGCAGATGGAGGGGAGCGGTGTACCCACCAACCGAGTCGAATGGGAGCGGCTCGTCGACATGTGGACGAGCGAAGCCGCGGAGCTCGAGAAGAACCTCGTTGCCACACTGGGCGTGAAGAACATCGATAACAACGAGGAAGTCCTTGCGGCTCTCCATCGGCTCGGTCTCCAGGTCGAGCGCACGAACAGCGAGGCCCTCGCGCCGTACATGTACCTCCCCGTGGCCCAGCAGCTCGTCCTCTACCGGCGCAAGAACGGCTTCGTCACGGGTGTTGGTAATGGCGTGCTGCGAGCCTTCAGCCGTTCTGAGGACGGGCGCGTGCACGCGACGCTGAACCAGATCGGTGCCGTCACAGGCCGCTTCAGCACGCAAGAGCCAAACCTGCTCGGCCTGCCGCGCGACAAGCAGGTGCGCTCGTGTATTCAGGCTCCCCCGGGCAAGAAGCTGATCATCGGGGACTACAACGCGATTGAGCTGCGCGTGCTCGCAGACCAGACGAGCGACGAGAAGCTCAAGGAGGTTTTCAGGAAGAGCGACGGAGACCCGCACCGCCACACGGCGTCGTTGTTGATGGGCGTGCCCGAGAACCTGGTCACCGACGAGCAGCGCAACCGGGCAAAGCCCGTGAACTTCGGCGGCTCGTTCGGTATGGGCGTGAACAAGCTCATCGCCTACGCGAAGAAGAACTACAAGGTGGACCTCACGCTAGAGCAGGCGGCGCAGTTCAAACAGACGTTCTTGCAGAACCACGCCGGGATCGCCGCGTGGCAGAAGAAGATGGCCGAGGAGATGCCGGCCGAGCTACGCACGAAGAGCGGTCGGATCTCGTACTACTTCGACCCCAACGAGGACTACAACGCGCGCCTGGCCTTCCCCATCCAGGGCACCGCGGCCGACGGCATGAAGCAGGCGATGGTGCTCCTCGCACCGCACCTCAAGCGGCTCGGGGCGCAGATGATCCTCGCGGTGCATGACGAGCTCCTCGTTGAAGCCCCCGAAGAACACGCCGAGGAGGTCAAGGTGCTCATGCGCGACTGCATGGTCGCCGGGATGAAGAAGTACGTGCCCTCGGTGCCGATCGTGGTCGAGCCGAGAGTTGCGTCGCGCTGGGAGAAGTAGACGGGCCACGGGCCACGGGCGGTGGGCACGCGAGCTCCCTGCCCATCGGTTCTCGCCCGCCGTGATCACGATCCTGGGCGTGCCGGTCAACCCCCACGCCTTCTACCGACCCAGCGTGAAGCACAGCTAAAGTTGCAAGAATCGGCGCTTCTTTTGCCCGTACAGGGATTCGGCACGTCCCCTTGTGATTCTACACAGCGCTATGACTCCCTCGGGACCAGGCACACGGATGTTCTGATCTAGCCCAAAGCTCAGGCCCATCCGGATCGCGAAGTGGCTGGATAACCAGGGTTTCGTTCTCCGGGGGCTTGGGATCGACGCGGGCCGTGTATGGAGATGGTTCCTCGGAGAGGTTGGCTCTGGAGCCCTGCCAGCGCCTGCCGTCGTCCTCCTGGCACTCGAGGTGGTGGGGTACAGGCTGGACCGGGGCCGAGAGCCTTGTGGTGCGACGGGCAAAAAGCCCGCCGCAGAGCCAGCG
Protein-coding sequences here:
- a CDS encoding DNA polymerase, yielding MRIRVDDGEPRYLAPAGREVPIYVPPGCELEGSNPIYIVESPGKALVLQDNFFNAIGLGGVYSTLTKDHKLNDSWSAVALFRREVVVVFDAGRAVNPDVARAEARLVIALELRGAKVKVAALPLRDDGEDQGPDDFRAANGYPALCDVLAAAMPANPIDRVAILATLPTHEARTKAAMALLADMPFLAAVQARGVVAETAVAEELGKYKVKPDALKRALKEFESKLKARRKRDAEVAPPMSKYVVHDGKFCIVSGIGDTTRVEPLCNFTAHIEREEVVDDGAEQKRHLVVSGKLAAGEALPARRVEAKDLDHELWPIEQWGPDAIMYPVQRAPLHLLAAIQESSRWTRGYSFTHSGWREHNGEMMFLHANGGVGAADVSVRLEGELARYKLPAVAEDIPEAMKLALSFLELADPRITVPLFSSAFRAPLQHALYCDSTVSLCGPTGSMKTTLVALLMAFYGNFDAEHLPASWTWTVNRLEQMIFTAKDMLVAIDDFAPTKAEAGDDLHRKAAQILRAIGNANSRGRLRADLTARPDRPPRALVVSTGEDAPSGESIQARLITVRMKPGDVDRVRLTDLQKNRDRLPHAMLGYILWLKSQMNGLRSLMEKRFIELRAELHQEGQHLRAPAAMAHLLLGMEYFCLFAKDVGVLDEKGSSALLQKARTALRANAAEQSRAAVDVNPVHRFINVLRTLLVQGKVKTVDVAFALDTAEGKGIGWEDKDHYYLVPDAVYTAVVEAMRAAGQSMPLAQRMLWSRLVDDGFVLPGDEEGRSTRKKFVGGPNGQRERVLWFVREKLELRDAISERIDECAEEKNDEGDDDPDDGPGGGGAGGDGGSNQGGGSSGPQFGLPFPVIRSPEPAGVVSSGPGAAPRGPVPQNGTGRGTGPSSGSGETHETRQIPMVTGTDGELDMVDIPSGPEAPFAQGERIYSYVPQNDVGAGRADAESAYGPSLSPRARGASGPDQPNIAESLRFSRPEARPEARPHRGAASYDAGPGDRDHFAGAILRAGRVGLVVHSTGPDITEGPVLVAVALPGGHARVFHTFGGEELGPVADALCQVTIVGHDLKGALAQFQYHLGFMPGTVVDTAIAWRLLDGGRHLKNHKYFSLERALGKKIVQTNIDWSTAPSPELWGELAEEARDVLRLADIFQKDLQEERLEEVAALEFKLLPIVAQMEGSGVPTNRVEWERLVDMWTSEAAELEKNLVATLGVKNIDNNEEVLAALHRLGLQVERTNSEALAPYMYLPVAQQLVLYRRKNGFVTGVGNGVLRAFSRSEDGRVHATLNQIGAVTGRFSTQEPNLLGLPRDKQVRSCIQAPPGKKLIIGDYNAIELRVLADQTSDEKLKEVFRKSDGDPHRHTASLLMGVPENLVTDEQRNRAKPVNFGGSFGMGVNKLIAYAKKNYKVDLTLEQAAQFKQTFLQNHAGIAAWQKKMAEEMPAELRTKSGRISYYFDPNEDYNARLAFPIQGTAADGMKQAMVLLAPHLKRLGAQMILAVHDELLVEAPEEHAEEVKVLMRDCMVAGMKKYVPSVPIVVEPRVASRWEK